The Lycium ferocissimum isolate CSIRO_LF1 chromosome 10, AGI_CSIRO_Lferr_CH_V1, whole genome shotgun sequence genome window below encodes:
- the LOC132034274 gene encoding MICOS complex subunit MIC10-like: MGEENNKQQVVGSEYNLDAKWDACLDLGVRRFAYFSLIGGFAGLLLFRSPVTRWASTAFGAGTGIGSAYTECSQIFGGYPGKSTASVSETPMTKDGEE, from the exons ATGGGTGAAGAGAATAATAAGCAACAAGTTGTAGGATCAGAATACAATTTGGATGCAAAATGGGATGCTTGTCTTGATTTGGGTGTTCGTCGTTTCGCTTACTTTTCCTTAATCGGTGGCTTTGCCGGTCTTCTCCTTTTCC GAAGTCCCGTGACACGCTGGGCATCCACAGCATTTGGTGCTGGGACAGGTATAGGATCCGCATACACAGAATGCTCACAGATATTTGGTGGATATCCTGGAAAATCAACTGCTAGTGTTTCTGAGACTCCTATGACCAAG GATGGGGAGGAATGA